A stretch of the Xyrauchen texanus isolate HMW12.3.18 chromosome 20, RBS_HiC_50CHRs, whole genome shotgun sequence genome encodes the following:
- the LOC127660931 gene encoding ras-related protein Rab-1A: MNPEYDYLFKLLLIGDSGVGKSCLLLRFADDTYTESYISTIGVDFKIRTIELDSKTIKLQIWDTAGQERFRTITSSYYRGAHGIIVVYDVTDQESFNNVKQWLQEIDRYASENVNKLLVGNKCDLTTKKVVDYTTAKEFADSLGIPFLETSAKSATNVEQAFMTMAAEIKKRMGPGATAGGSEKSNVKIQSTPVKPASGGCC, from the exons ATGAATCCAGAATA TGACTATTTATTCaagctgctcttgattggtgacTCTGGTGTTGGAAAGTCTTGCCTTCTTCTCAGATTTGCA GATGACACATACACAGAAAGCTACATTAGCACTATCGGTGTGGACTTTAAAATAAGAACTATAGAATTAGACAGCAAGACCATAAAACTTCAAATT TGGGATACAGCGGGGCAGGAGAGGTTTCGCACAATCACATCCAGCTACTACAGAGGAGCACATGGCATTATTGTAGTCTATGATGTTACAGATCAG GAGTCCTTCAATAATGTTAAACAGTGGCTACAGGAGATTGACCGCTACGCCAGTGAAAATGTTAACAAGTTATTGGTTGGCAACAAGTGTGacttaacaacaaaaaaagtggTGGATTACACAACGGCAAAG GAATTTGCTGATTCCCTTGGCATTCCTTTCTTGGAAACTAGCGCTAAGAGCGCCACTAATGTGGAGCAGGCCTTCATGACAATGGCTGCTGAGATCAAGAAGAGAATGGGCCCTGGAGCCACAGCTGGAGGTTCTGAAAAGTCTAACGTGAAGATCCAGAGCACTCCAGTGAAGCCTGCATCTGGGGGCTGCTGCTGA